A window of the Gossypium hirsutum isolate 1008001.06 chromosome A05, Gossypium_hirsutum_v2.1, whole genome shotgun sequence genome harbors these coding sequences:
- the LOC107961439 gene encoding senescence-specific cysteine protease SAG39, producing MASKNQVHHHFTCLALLIFILGVCEATSRTALEDASMYERHQQWMVQFGRVYKDNNERQKRFQIFKQNVARIDSFNAANNKPYKLGVNQFADLTNQEFTASRNGFKGHMCSNTATTFKYENATALPSTVDWRKKGAVTPIKDQGQCGCCWAFSAVAAMEGVTKLTTGKLISLSEQELVDCDTKGEDQGCEGGLMDDAFQFIEKNKGLTTESIYPYKGVDGTCNTNEEANHAAKINGFEDVPSNSEDALQKAVANQPVSVAIDAGGIDFQFYSGGVFTGSCGTALDHGVTAVGYGEDGGTKYWLVKNSWGSSWGEEGYIRMQRDVDAKEGLCGIAMQASYPTA from the exons ATGGCTTCCAAAAACCAGGTGCATCATCATTTCACTTGTTTGGCCTTACTAATCTTCATATTGGGTGTATGTGAAGCCACATCCCGCACTGCTCTGGAAGATGCATCCATGTACGAGAGGCATCAACAATGGATGGTCCAATTCGGACGAGTTTACAAGGACAACAACGAGAGGCAAAAGCGTTTCCAGATTTTCAAACAAAATGTGGCACGCATAGACTCTTTCAATGCTGCCAACAACAAGCCGTACAAGCTCGGTGTGAACCAATTTGCAGATCTAACCAACCAAGAGTTCACTGCTTCTCGAAATGGGTTCAAGGGCCATATGTGTTCCAACACGGCTACCACTTTCAAATACGAGAACGCCACCGCATTGCCTTCTACCGTGGATTGGAGAAAGAAAGGAGCTGTTACACCTATCAAGGACCAAGGCCAATGCG GATGCTGTTGGGCGTTCTCGGCCGTGGCAGCCATGGAAGGGGTTACTAAATTGACAACAGGAAAGTTAATTTCGTTGTCCGAGCAGGAACTGGTGGACTGTGACACCAAGGGTGAGGATCAAGGCTGCGAAGGTGGTCTAATGGACGATGCATTCCAATTCATCGAGAAGAACAAAGGCCTAACAACCGAATCCATTTACCCCTACAAGGGAGTTGATGGCACATGCAATACCAACGAAGAAGCCAACCATGCGGCTAAGATAAATGGGTTTGAAGATGTGCCTTCCAATAGTGAAGATGCATTGCAGAAGGCCGTTGCCAACCAACCTGTTTCTGTTGCCATCGATGCCGGGGGCATCGACTTCCAGTTCTACTCGGGTGGTGTGTTTACGGGAAGTTGTGGCACCGCTCTGGACCACGGAGTGACGGCTGTTGGATATGGAGAGGATGGTGGGACTAAGTATTGGTTGGTGAAGAACTCTTGGGGCAGTAGCTGGGGTGAAGAAGGCTACATTAGGATGCAAAGAGATGTGGATGCAAAGGAAGGCCTTTGTGGCATTGCAATGCAAGCATCCTACCCTACTGCATAA
- the LOC107959646 gene encoding senescence-specific cysteine protease SAG39 — protein MASKNQLHHQFLYLALLFFILGVCEATSRTALEDASMYERHQQWMVKFGRVYKDTNERQKRFQIFKQNVARIDSFNAANNKPYKLGVNQFADLTNQEFTASRNGFKGHMCSNTATTFKYENATALPSTVDWRKKGAVTPIKDQGQCGCCWAFSAVAAMEGVTKLTTGKLISLSEQELVDCDTKGEDQGCEGGLMDDAFQFIEKNKGLTTESIYPYKGVDGTCNTNEEANHAAKINGFEDVPANSEDALQKAVANQPVSVAIDAGGFDFQFYSGGVFTGSCGTDLDHGVTAVGYGEDGGTKYWLVKNSWGSSWGEEGYIRMQRDVDAKEGLCGIAMQASYPTA, from the exons ATGGCTTCCAAAAACCAGCTTCATCATCAATTCCTTTATTTGGCCTTACTATTCTTCATATTGGGTGTATGTGAAGCCACATCCCGCACTGCTCTGGAAGATGCATCCATGTACGAGAGGCATCAACAATGGATGGTCAAATTCGGACGAGTTTACAAGGACACCAACGAGAGGCAAAAGCGTTTCCAGATTTTCAAACAAAATGTGGCACGCATCGACTCTTTCAATGCTGCCAACAACAAGCCGTACAAGCTCGGTGTGAACCAATTTGCAGATCTAACCAACCAAGAGTTCACTGCTTCTCGAAATGGGTTTAAGGGCCATATGTGTTCCAACACGGCTACCACTTTCAAATACGAGAACGCCACCGCATTGCCTTCTACCGTGGACTGGAGAAAGAAAGGAGCTGTTACACCTATCAAGGACCAAGGCCAATGCG GATGCTGTTGGGCGTTCTCGGCCGTGGCAGCCATGGAAGGGGTTACTAAATTGACAACAGGAAAGTTAATTTCGTTGTCCGAGCAGGAACTGGTGGACTGTGACACCAAGGGTGAGGATCAAGGCTGCGAAGGTGGTCTAATGGACGATGCATTCCAATTCATCGAGAAGAACAAAGGCCTAACAACCGAATCCATTTACCCCTACAAGGGAGTTGATGGCACATGCAATACCAACGAAGAAGCCAACCATGCGGCTAAGATAAATGGGTTTGAAGATGTGCCTGCCAATAGTGAAGATGCACTGCAGAAGGCCGTTGCCAACCAACCTGTTTCTGTTGCCATCGATGCCGGGGGCTTCGACTTCCAGTTCTACTCGGGTGGTGTGTTTACGGGAAGTTGTGGCACCGACCTGGACCACGGAGTGACGGCTGTTGGATATGGAGAGGATGGTGGGACTAAATATTGGTTGGTGAAGAACTCTTGGGGCAGTAGCTGGGGTGAAGAAGGCTACATTAGGATGCAAAGAGATGTGGATGCAAAGGAAGGCCTTTGTGGCATTGCAATGCAAGCATCCTACCCTACTGCATAA